A DNA window from Gorilla gorilla gorilla isolate KB3781 chromosome 6, NHGRI_mGorGor1-v2.1_pri, whole genome shotgun sequence contains the following coding sequences:
- the LOC101148574 gene encoding LOW QUALITY PROTEIN: putative transmembrane protein RNF32-DT (The sequence of the model RefSeq protein was modified relative to this genomic sequence to represent the inferred CDS: inserted 1 base in 1 codon), with amino-acid sequence MLASPARPTLRMLANHALSTPHCACSPAPGPRTASASRRRCVPVEARAAGVFGDRLAGVFGSRGLKHGGVQAPRPRVVRAEPRAGFAVVRSPRRLCGRSHAPQPPAHLGLGPGCFPXVAVVVPVPGSRAHRPFAALLVEGSFLGDPPIPLRCSGVLARGSAGADCLASSVTPGPSLWIPLLPVAGCVSCFVGLAVCVWMQARVSPAWPAGLFLLPR; translated from the exons ATGCTGGCCAGCCCCGCCCGGCCCACATTGCGCATGCTTGCCAACCACGCCCTGTCCACACCACACTGCGCATGCTCGCCGGCCCCCGGCCCGCGCACGGCGTCAGCGTCTAGACGCAGGTGCGTTCCCGTCGAGGCTCGCGCAGCGGGCGTTTTTGGGGATCGCCTGGCGGGGGTGTTCGGGAGCCGCGGGCTGAAGCACGGGGGCGTGCAGGCGCCCAGGCCTCGTGTAGTGAGGGCCGAGCCCCGCGCCGGCTTCGCTGTAGTCCGCAGCCCCCGGCGGCTTTGTGGGCGCAGCCACGCTCCTCAGCCGCccgcccacctgggcctgggCCCCGGTTGTTTCC GCGTGGCTGTGGTCGTTCCCGTTCCAGGGTCTCGAGCGCACCGCCCCTTCGCTGCGCTGTTAGTCGAGGGCAGTTTTCTGGGGGATCCCCCGATCCCCCTGCGCTGCTCAGGCGTCTTGGCTCGCGGAAGCGCAGGCGCCGACTGCCTGGCGTCGTCCGTGACTCCTGGCCCTTCTCTGTGGATCCCTTTGCTTCCCGTTGCGGGTTGTGTTTCCTGCTTCGTGGGCCTGGCCGTTTGCGTTTGGATGCAGGCGCGGGTGAGCCCTGCGTGGCCCGCTGGCCTTTTCCTGCTCCCTAGGTGA
- the RNF32 gene encoding RING finger protein 32 isoform X2, which produces MLKNKGHSSKKDNLAVNAVALQDHILHDLQLRNLSVADHSKTQVQKKENKSLKRDTKAIIDTGLKKTTQCPKLEDSEKEYVLDPKPPPLTLAQKLGLIGPPPPPLSSDEWEKVKQRSLLQGDSVQPCPICKEEFELRPQVLLSCSHVFHKACLQAFEKFTNKKTCPLCRKNQYQTRVIHDGARLFRIKCVTRIQAYWRGYVVRKWYRNLRKTVPPTDAKLRKKFFEKKTQDWKPA; this is translated from the exons ATGTTAAAAAATAAG gGCCACTCATCTAAGAAAGATAACTTGGCAGTCAATGCAGTTGCTTTACAAGATCACATTTTACATGATCTTCAACTTCGAAATCTTTCAGTTGCAGATCATTCTAAGACACaagtacaaaagaaagagaacaaatctCTAAAAAGAGATACAAAGGCAATAATAGATACTGGACTTAAAAAAACTACACAGTGCCCCAAACTAGAAGACTCAGAAAAAGAATATGTTCTTGATCCCAAACCGCCGCCATTGACTTTGG CACAGAAGTTGGGCCTCATTgggcctccaccacctccactgtCATCAGATGAATGGGAGAAGGTGAAACAGCGCTCCCTCCTGCAAGGGGACTCCGTGCAACCATGCCCCATCTGTAAAGAAGAATTCGAGCTTCGTCCTCAG GTGCTGCTTTCATGCTCCCATGTGTTCCACAAA GCATGTCTTCAGGCTTTTGAAAAGTTCACAAATAAGAAAACCTGTCCTCTCTGTAGAAAGAACCAGTATCAAACCCGAGTGATACACGATGGGGCCCGCCTGTTCAGAATCAAGTGTGTGACCAG AATCCAAGCCTACTGGAGAGGGTATGTTGTTAGAAAGTGGTACAGAAACCTGAGGAAAACAGTACCTCCCACAGATGccaagttaagaaaaaaattctttgaaaaaaag ACACAAGACTGGAAACCAGCTTAA